Proteins encoded by one window of Ursus arctos isolate Adak ecotype North America unplaced genomic scaffold, UrsArc2.0 scaffold_22, whole genome shotgun sequence:
- the NRGN gene encoding neurogranin: MDCCTESACSKPDDDILDIPLDDPGANAAAAKIQASFRGHMARKKIKSGERGRKGPGHGGTGGAGGARGGAGGGPSGD, encoded by the exons ATGGACTGCTGCACC GAGAGCGCGTGCTCCAAGCCGGACGACGACATTCTAGACATCCCGCTGGACGATCCCGGCGCCAACGCAGCCGCGGCCAAAATCCAGGCGAGTTTCCGGGGCCACATGGCGCGGAAGAAGATAAAGAGTGGAGAGCGCGGCCGGAAGGGCCCGGGCCACGGGGGAACGGGCGGAGCTGGGGGCGCCCGGGGAGGCGCGGGCGGCGGCCCCAGCGGAGACTAG
- the VSIG2 gene encoding V-set and immunoglobulin domain-containing protein 2 has product MIAVLGLEEGGAFPYLRAPASPLVCSEIASLAPALHEEAALWALPSLPQTQTPRPTHRRLDAAMARLPGPFLCGALLGFVRLGAPGLAVEVKVPAEPLSTPVGKTAELTCSYSTSVGDSFALEWSFVQPGKPISESHPILYFTNGQLYPTGSKAKRASLLQNPPTAGVATLKLTDVYPSDTGTYLCQVNNPPDFYTNGLGLINLTVLVPPSSPLCSKSGQTSVGGSAALKCSSSQGAPRPVYNWIRLGSFPTPSPGSMVQDEVSGQLILTNLSLTNSGTYRCVATNQMGSASCELTLSVTDPSEGRVAGAVIGVLLGVLFLSVAVFCLIRFQKERRKKPKEMYGGSDIREDAIAPGISEHTSVRADSSKGLLERPPSANSVTTTKSKLPMVV; this is encoded by the exons ATGATTGCAGTcttggggctggaggagggaggagcatTTCCTTACCTGAGGGCACCGGCCTCTCCCCTTGTTTGCTCTGAGATAGCCAGTCTCGCTCCTGCCCTGCACGAGGAGGCTGCCCTGTGGGcgctgccttccctcccccagacCCAGACGCCCAGACCGACGCACAGACGGCTGGACGCGGCCATGGCCCGGCTTCCAGGGCCCTTCCTCTGCGGGGCCCTGCTCGGCTTCGTCCGCCTGGGCG CCCCCGGGCTAGCCGTGGAGGTGAAGGTACCCGCCGAGCCCCTGAGCACCCCCGTGGGCAAGACAGCAGAGCTGACCTGCAGCTACAGCACGTCGGTGGGAGACAGCTTCGCCCTGGAGTGGAGCTTTGTGCAGCCTGGGAAGCCCATCTCTGAGTCCCATCCT ATCCTGTACTTCACCAACGGCCAACTGTATCCAACTGGTTCTAAGGCAAAGAGGGCCAGCCTGCTTCAGAACCCCCCCACAGCAGGGGTGGCCACCCTGAAACTGACCGATGTCTACCCCTCGGACACTGGAACTTACCTCTGCCAAGTTAATAACCCGCCAGATTTCTACACCAATGGGTTGGGGCTAATCAACCTTACTGTGCTTG TGCCCCCCAGTAGTCCCCTGTGCAGTAAGAGTGGTCAGACCTCCGTGGGAGGCTCCGCTGCACTGAAGTGCAGCTCTTCCCAGGGAGCCCCCAGGCCAGTGTACAACTGGATACGTCTTGGATCTTTCCCTACACCTTCTCCTGGCAGCATGGTGCAAG ATGAAGTGTCTGGCCAGCTCATTCTCACCAATCTCTCCCTGACCAACTCCGGCACCTACCGCTGTGTGGCCACCAACCAGATGGGCAGTGCGTCCTGTGAGCTGACGCTCTCTGTGACTG ACCCATCCGAAGGCCGAGTGGCTGGGGCTGTGATTGGGGTGCTCCTGGGCGTGCTGTTCCTGTCAGTTGCTGTGTTCTGCCTGATACGGttccagaaagagaggaggaagaagcccAAGGAGATGTATGGGGGTAGTGACATTCG GGAGGATGCCATTGCACCTGGAATTTCTGAGCACACTTCTGTGAGAGCTGATTCTAGCAAAGGGCTCCTGGAGAGGCCCCCCTCTGCCAACAGTGTGACGACTACCAAGTCCAAGCTCCCTATGGTTGTCTGA
- the ESAM gene encoding endothelial cell-selective adhesion molecule isoform X2 encodes MVSLPRPPATSLLRFLFLGLSTLASPSRAQLELHVPAGLTKLKAAEGAEVVLPAWYTLQGQVSSSRPWELLTVMWFLEQEGKDLNQNVSLRLQDLQEKDSGSYRCSVNVQDHQGIKRSHSSKTLELSVLVPPASPSCHLLGVPRVGTNVTLSCQSPRSKPAAQYQWERAPPSSQVFFAPVLDAIRGSLSLTNLSSPMSGVYICKAHNEVGSAQCNVTLEVSTGPGPAVVAGAVVGTLVGLGLLAGLVLLYQRRSKALEEPANDIKEDAAAPRTLPWPKGSDTISKNGTLSSVTSARALRHPQGPPRPGALTPTLSLSSQVLPSPRLPRTDGAQPQPTSPSTGGVSSSALSRMGAVPVMVPAQSQAGSLV; translated from the exons ATGGTTtccctgcccaggccccctgcCACCAGCTTGCTGCGGTTTTTGTTCCTGGGGCTGAGTACCCTCG CGTCCCCTTCGCGGGCCCAGCTGGAGCTTCACGTGCCCGCCGGCCTCACCAAATTGAAGGCAGCCGAAGGAGCAGAAGTAGTGCTCCCCGCGTGGTACACCCTGCAAGGGCAGGTGTCTTCGTCCCGGCCGTGGGAGTTGCTCACCGTGATGTGGTTCTTGGAGCAAGAAGGGAAGGATCTGAACCAG AATGTGTCACTGCGGCTGCAGGACCTCCAGGAGAAAGACTCTGGCTCCTACCGCTGCTCTGTGAATGTGCAAGACCACCAAGGCATCAAAAGGAGCCACAGCAGCAAAACTTTAGAACTCAGTGTGCTGG ttcctccagcttCTCCATCCTGCCATCTCCTGGGCGTGCCCCGTGTGGGGACCAACGTGACCCTGAGCTGCCAGTCCCCAAGGAGTAAGCCAGCTGCCCAGTACCAGTGGGAGCGGGCACCCCCATCCTCGCAGGTTTTCTTTGCACCAGTTTTAG ATGCCATCCGTGGATCCTTAAGCCTCACAAACCTTTCCAGTCCCATGTCTGGAGTCTATATCTGCAAGGCCCACAATGAGGTGGGCAGTGCCCAGTGCAATGTGACCTTGGAAGTGAGCACAG GGCCAGGGCCTGCTGTGGTTGCCGGAGCTGTTGTGGGCACTCTGGTTGGACTGGGGCTGCTGGCTGGGCTGGTCCTCTTGTACCAACGCCGGAGCAAGGCCCTAGAGGAGCCAGCCAATGATATCAA GGAGGATGCTGCAGCTCCCCGGACCCTGCCTTGGCCCAAGGGCTCAGACACAATCTCCAAGAATGGGACCCTTTCCTCTGTCACCTCAGCACGAGCCCTCCGGCACCCCCAAGGTCCTCCCAGGCCTGGTGCCCTGACCCCCACACTCAGCCTGTCCAGTCAGGTCCTGCCCTCACCCAGGCTGCCCAGGACAGACGGGGCCCAACCTCAGCCAACATCCCCCAGCACTGGTGGGGTCTCTTCCTCCGCTCTGAGCCGCATGGGTGCTGTCCCCGTCATGGTGCCTGCCCAGAGTCAGGCTGGCTCTCTGGTGTGA
- the ESAM gene encoding endothelial cell-selective adhesion molecule isoform X1: protein MVSLPRPPATSLLRFLFLGLSTLASPSRAQLELHVPAGLTKLKAAEGAEVVLPAWYTLQGQVSSSRPWELLTVMWFLEQEGKDLNQVLAYISGTTSSKSGVSLVYSMPSQNVSLRLQDLQEKDSGSYRCSVNVQDHQGIKRSHSSKTLELSVLVPPASPSCHLLGVPRVGTNVTLSCQSPRSKPAAQYQWERAPPSSQVFFAPVLDAIRGSLSLTNLSSPMSGVYICKAHNEVGSAQCNVTLEVSTGPGPAVVAGAVVGTLVGLGLLAGLVLLYQRRSKALEEPANDIKEDAAAPRTLPWPKGSDTISKNGTLSSVTSARALRHPQGPPRPGALTPTLSLSSQVLPSPRLPRTDGAQPQPTSPSTGGVSSSALSRMGAVPVMVPAQSQAGSLV from the exons ATGGTTtccctgcccaggccccctgcCACCAGCTTGCTGCGGTTTTTGTTCCTGGGGCTGAGTACCCTCG CGTCCCCTTCGCGGGCCCAGCTGGAGCTTCACGTGCCCGCCGGCCTCACCAAATTGAAGGCAGCCGAAGGAGCAGAAGTAGTGCTCCCCGCGTGGTACACCCTGCAAGGGCAGGTGTCTTCGTCCCGGCCGTGGGAGTTGCTCACCGTGATGTGGTTCTTGGAGCAAGAAGGGAAGGATCTGAACCAG GTGTTGGCATACATCAGTGGGACCACGTCAAGCAAAAGTGGGGTATCCCTGGTCTACTCCATGCCTTCCCAGAATGTGTCACTGCGGCTGCAGGACCTCCAGGAGAAAGACTCTGGCTCCTACCGCTGCTCTGTGAATGTGCAAGACCACCAAGGCATCAAAAGGAGCCACAGCAGCAAAACTTTAGAACTCAGTGTGCTGG ttcctccagcttCTCCATCCTGCCATCTCCTGGGCGTGCCCCGTGTGGGGACCAACGTGACCCTGAGCTGCCAGTCCCCAAGGAGTAAGCCAGCTGCCCAGTACCAGTGGGAGCGGGCACCCCCATCCTCGCAGGTTTTCTTTGCACCAGTTTTAG ATGCCATCCGTGGATCCTTAAGCCTCACAAACCTTTCCAGTCCCATGTCTGGAGTCTATATCTGCAAGGCCCACAATGAGGTGGGCAGTGCCCAGTGCAATGTGACCTTGGAAGTGAGCACAG GGCCAGGGCCTGCTGTGGTTGCCGGAGCTGTTGTGGGCACTCTGGTTGGACTGGGGCTGCTGGCTGGGCTGGTCCTCTTGTACCAACGCCGGAGCAAGGCCCTAGAGGAGCCAGCCAATGATATCAA GGAGGATGCTGCAGCTCCCCGGACCCTGCCTTGGCCCAAGGGCTCAGACACAATCTCCAAGAATGGGACCCTTTCCTCTGTCACCTCAGCACGAGCCCTCCGGCACCCCCAAGGTCCTCCCAGGCCTGGTGCCCTGACCCCCACACTCAGCCTGTCCAGTCAGGTCCTGCCCTCACCCAGGCTGCCCAGGACAGACGGGGCCCAACCTCAGCCAACATCCCCCAGCACTGGTGGGGTCTCTTCCTCCGCTCTGAGCCGCATGGGTGCTGTCCCCGTCATGGTGCCTGCCCAGAGTCAGGCTGGCTCTCTGGTGTGA